Genomic segment of Aerosakkonema funiforme FACHB-1375:
AAGTACGCACTCTCTCACTTTAACAAGGGGCTTTAAGCCCCTTGTTTCAAAACAGATCAACCACCACCGATACGAGCAACGTCACGAGCATTTTGCTCGAACGCCGCCGTTAGTGCTTCGTCACCACTTAACCCAGATTCAAACGCATTTTTCAAACACGCTAGCACCCGTTTGTAGTCGCGTGGCATTACTTTCACGAACTTCGGCAGCATTTCCTCCCAGTTCGCCAACACCTTCGCCGCTTTCTGACTCTTGGTATAGTTAACGTGATTTTCAATTAACTGGCGAAGTTCGGCAATTTCTTCGGGTTCTTCGAGTTTTTCCAACCCTACCATCGAAGTATTGCAGCGTGTCGGAAAGTCGCCTTTTTCATCCAGAATGTAGGCAACACCGCCACTCATCCCGGCGGCAAAGTTGCGTCCGGTACTACCCAGCACCACGACTTTACCGCCTGTCATGTATTCGCAACCGTGATCCCCCACTGCTTCTACAACGGTGTTGACACCAGAGTTGCGGACGCCGAAGCGTTCGCCCGCCACGCCGTTGATATAAACTTCACCCTTCGTTGCACCGTATAGCGCTACGTTACCGATGATGATGTTTTCTTCCGGTACAAAAGTCGAAGCTGCTGGCGGATAAACGATAATCTTACCGCCGGACAGCCCTTTACCTACGTAGTCGTTAGCATCGCCTTCCAGTTCTATGGTGACTCCTTTGGGTACGAACGCGCCCAAGCTTTGACCTGCGCTACCTTGGAAATGCAGGTGGATCGTATCTTCCGGTAAACCTTCCCAGTGGCGCTTGGTAATTTCGTTACCCAGAATTGTACCGACAACCCGGTTAACGTTTTTAATCGGTAGGGTAGCTTTTACTTTTTCGCCATTTTCGATCGCACTCTTACACAAATCCAGCAATACCGTTATATCCAGCGACTTATCCAAGCCGTGATCTTGCGGGATCTGGCAATAGCGACCGACTTCTGGGCCAACTTCCGGCTGGTAGAGAATCTTAGAAAGGTCGATATTCTTCGCTTTCCAATGCTCGATCGCTTTCTTCGGTTCCAGTATATCCGTGCGACCGACCATTTCATCCAAGCTTCGGAATCCCAATTGCGCCATGATTTCCCGCGCTTCTGTCGCCACGAACTTCATAAAGTTCACCGTATGCGCCGGATCTCCGGTAAAATTCTTTCTTAACACCGGGTTTTGCGTCGCTACCCCCACCGGACAGGTATTTAGGTGGCAAACACGCATCATAATGCAACCTAGCGTTACCAACGGCGCAGTGGAAAAGCCGAATTCTTCTGCACCCAGCAGCGCTGCAATTACCACGTCCCGACCCGTCTTCATTTGACCGTCGGTTTCCACTACGATGCGGCTACGCAGGTTATTCAATACCAGCGTTTGGTGAGTTTCCGCCAGTCCCAACTCCCAAGGCAACCCCGCGTGTTTGATCGAAGTTTGCGGCGATGCACCAGTACCACCGTCATAGCCGGAAATCAATACCACATCGGCGTGCGCTTTGGCAACACCTGCCGCGATCGTACCAACTCCCACTTCCGATACCAGTTTGACGCTAATTCGAGCATTGCGATTAGCATTTTTCAAATCGTGGATCAATTCGGCTAAGTCTTCGATCGAGTAAATATCGTGGTGCGGTGGTGGCGAAATCAAACCGACGCCGGGGGTCGAGTGGCGCACCTTCGCGATCCAAGGATAAACCTTACCACCGGGTAACTGACCACCTTCACCGGGTTTTGCACCCTGCGCCATCTTGATTTGGATTTCCCGCGCCTGCGATAAATACAAGCTGGTGACGCCAAAACGACCGGAAGCTACTTGCTTGATCGCGCTATTTTTCGAGTCTCCCCGATCGTTCGTCCAAGTATAGCGTTCCGGGTCTTCTCCGCCTTCTCCAGTATTCGATTTACCACCGATGCGGTTCATCGCGATCGCTAGCGTTTCGTGCGCTTCTTTCGAGATCGAACCGTAACTCATCGCACCTGTTTTGAAGCGCTTCATAATCGATTCGATCGATTCTACTTCTTCGATCGGTACTGGTTCGCGTTGCTTGAATTCCAGCAATCCCCGCAGCGTAAAGTGTTTCTGCCCTTGCTCGTTCACCAAACTTGCGTATTGCTTGTAAACTTCGTAACTACCATCCCGCACCGCTTTTTGCAAAGTATGGATCGTCTGCGGACTTAACAGATGCGCTTCACCATCTTTGCGCCACTGGTAGTCGCCACCCACATCTAAGGTGTGACCGTTTACTTCTCGGTCTGGGAAGGCGTGAGAGTGTCGCATAATCGCTTCTTTGGCGATTACCTCTAAATCAGCGCCTTCAATCCGCGAAGCAGTCCAAGTGAAGTATTTATCGATAACCGCCTTATTCAATCCGATCGCTTCAAAAATCTGCGCTCCCCGATAGCTTTGGATCGTAGAAATACCGATTTTAGATGCTACTTTTATTACACCTTTAGTTGCCGCTTTGATGTAATTCTTGCAGGCAGTCTTGTATTCGACATTCACCAACAAACCTTGCTCGATCATCTCGCCGATGGTCTCGAAAGCGACGTAAGGATTGATGGCGCAGCAACCGTAGCCGATCAGTGTAGCGTGATGGTGAACTTCGCGGGGTTCTCCAGATTCTAAAACGATACCTACTCGCGTTCGCGTACCTTCGCGGATCAGGTGGTGATGCAAACCCGCCACCGCCAGCAATGCCGGAATCGGAGCATTATCTTTATCTATGCCGCGATCGGACAAAATGATAATATTTGCGCCGTTGGAGATCGCTTCGTTTGCCCCTTCGCAAATCTGATCGATCGCCGTTTCCAGTCCCTTCACACCTAGTTTCGGATCGAAGAGTATCGGCAAAGTGACAGACTTGAATTCGCCTTCATTGACGTACTTCAGCTTTGCCAGTTCTTCATTGGTCAGAATTGGCGTTTTCAGTTTAATTAGGTGGCAGCTTTCCGGTTCTGGTTTAAGTAAATTACGTTCCGCGCCAATTGTAGTTTCTGCCGAAGTGATAATCTCTTCCCGAATCGAATCGATCGGCGGGTTAGTAACTTGGGCAAAAAGTTGTTGGAAATAATCGTAAAGTAGTTTAGGCCGATCGGACAGCACCGCCAAAGGCGTATCCGCACCCATCGATCCCACTGCCTCCACTCCATCCCGCGCCATCGGCGTCAGCAGCAGTCGCAGTTCCTCAAAGGTATAACCGAAAGCTATTTGGCGTTGGATCGTGGTGTTGGGTTCGTTCTCCAACAATTCCGGTGCGTCTTTCAACTCGGAAAGATCTACCAGATGTTTATTTAGCCATTCGCGATAGGGATGTTGGGTGACAATTTGCTGTTTGATTTCTTCGTCGGCGATGATGCGACCTTCTTCCATGTTCACCAAGAACATCCGACCCGGTTGCAGGCGACCCTTCAAAGCTACTCGTTCCGGTTCAATTGGCAACACCCCAGCTTCCGAAGCCATAATTACCAGGTCGTCTTTGGTGACATAGTAACGGGAGGGGCGCAAACCGTTGCGATCGAGTACCGCCCCCATCGATTTACCATCCGTGAACGCGATCGAAGCTGGGCCATCCCAAGGTTCCATCAAGCAGGAGTGGTATTCGTAGAACGCTTTTTTCTCATCGCTCATCGACTCATGCGCCGTCCACGGTTCCGGGATCATCATCATGACAGCGTGAGGCAGCGATCGACCTGACAACACTAGCAATTCTAAAGCGTTATCGAAAATCAATGAGTCGCTACCATCGATGTTGATAACTGGCTTGATTTTCTTGATATCTTCGCCAAAGAAGTCTGACTCGAACAGAGACTGCCGTGCGTGCATCCAGTTGATGTTACCGCGCAAAGTGTTGATTTCCCCGTTGTGGGCGATGTAGCGATAGGGGTGCGCCCTCTCCCAACTGGGGAAAGTATTCGTACTGAAACGCGAGTGTACCAGCGCCAAAGCACTTTGCATATCCGGATCGTGCAGTTCGGGATAATACTGCCCGACCTGCACCGGCATCAACATCCCCTTGTAAACAAGGGTACGACAGGAAAGGCTGCATGGATACCAGAACGGATCGATCGGCGGCTTGCGGATCGCATTGTGAGCGCGTTTGCGAATTACATACAGCTTCCGCTCAAACGCATCATCATCCACTATATCCGGCGATCGCTCCACAAACACCTGCTCCACAAACGGTTCGCTCGATTTCGCCGTATCCCCCAACGACGAATTATCCGTCGGTACATTGCGCCAGCCAATTACCTGCTGACCTTCCTCCGCCGCAATCCGTGTAAAAATCTCCCGACTTCTCTGGCGCGTCGCCAGATCGGGAGAAGAGTAGATAGTGCCAACTCCATACTGACCCGGTTCTGGCAATGCGATCCCTTCCGCTGCGGCAACTTTCTTAAGAAACTTGTGCGGTACCTGTATGAGAATACCCGCACCATCACCCGTGTTCACCTCACAACCGCAAGCACCCCGGTGGTCTAAGTTCAAGAGGATCGTCAGCGCTTGTTCTACAATCTCGTGCGACTTGTTCCCCTTCATGTGTACGATGAACCCAACCCCGCAGGCATCGCGCTCGAACTGTGGATCGTACAAACCCTGTTTTGGTGGCAGTCCAGTGCTATTCATTCTCGATGGCATATAAAGTGGCAAATGTATAACCAACCGCCATATAACGGCTGAATTACTTGTATAGCAAGACTCGCAAAAATAAAATCCTGCCTCTTTAAAGCTAACTTGGAAAGCTGTTAACTCTAGATAGACTAGATTTTCTAACGGGAGAGCCTTATAGGTGTAAGATCTTAAGGAAACTTTTAGCCGATGCGGTGGGAAGTTACGAAAATTATCAATTCGGCGTCGGGCGTCGGGAAAGTCAAAAGTCAAAAGTCAAAAGTCAAAAAGAAGAGGAAAAAGATTTATTCTCTCGCTCTCCTGCTTCCCCGCTCCCCCACTCCCCTGCTCCCCCGACGCCTAGCCCCTTTCAATCTTGTGCGCTGGAAATGCCTCTTTTTGTTGAATTTCGTCACATTTTTGTTTTCTCAAAATCGCAGCTTCGACGTCTGTTTGGACTCCATCGGCTACTACCTTAAGTTTGAGGCGATGTCCCATTTGAACGATCGCATTTAGAATCGGAACACTCTGTAAATTGGCAAAAGCCAAATTTGCTTCTATCTTCAAGTTATTTAGTCGTAATTTATCCAGATAATCTAGAGAAGTATGTTTGAGGCCAAAATTACTTATCGTAGTTTGAATGCCTAGCTTATGCCATGTCATTAGTTTTAATGCAGTGGCGTTAATGTTAGAACTATTGACAATGGTATCGGCTGGTATCTCCACCTCTAAAAAACGAGGTTCAATTCCTGCATCTTGACAGGCTTGAAGAATGGTTAATTCTATATCATTGTCTGTAAACATCTGTTCGGAAAGTGTCACAGCTACTCTTGCCGATGATATGCGGGAATGCCGCCAAAGTTTTGCCTGTTGACACGCAACACGCAACACCCATTCATTAATAGTTACTGTCAAGCCAGTTTCCTCGGCAACCGCAGCAGTTTTTTCTAGGGAAATTAAACCTCTAACTGGGTGTTTCCAATGCACTACTGCGCCCAAAGCAACGATTTTTTTATTACGAAGGTCTACTCTGGGTTGATAGAAAACCTGAAGTTCCTTTTGTTCCCAAGCCGAATGAAAATCAGCCCCAAGTTGCAAATCTCTGGAGAATTCATGTCCGAAAATTGGTCGGCTATAAACCACACAGCGATTACCTCCTTCCCGCTTAGCAGAATTCATGGCTATACTGGCTTGTTTTTGCAATTCTTCTAGCGTCGGAGCAGATGGATAAAAGGAAATACCGATACTAGCTGTAAGCAGAATAGATTTATTATCGATGTCAAAAGGTTGGGCAATAATTTTGAGAATATCTTGCGCTATACCCACTCCTGAATCTTGGTCAGCAATGGGTGGCAAAACAATAGCAAACTCATCGCCACTCACTCTAACTATACCCGATCCTTCAATTCTTTTGCCAAACAAAATCAATCGTTGTGCGAGTTGTTGCAAAACTAAATTGCCGTTGGAATAACCCAAAGTATCGTTAATTCTGGTAAATCTGTCTAAACCTAACAGCAAAAAAGGAACTAAACGCTTGCTTCTGTCGGTTTTAACGATCGATCGCGCCAAATAACCCTCATCTCCCTGTAAAGCTGATGGATTCGGCAAATTAGTTAAAGCATCGTAGTGTTCTAAATGTTCTACTCGCTCTACAACAGATTTAAGTTTTTGATTTTGTTGAGCAACGCGATTTAGTCGAGCAGTAATCGCTTCCAGTAATTCGTAGGGAGTAAACGGCTTAGTAATATAGTCATCAGCACCTAAGTTCATCCCTAAGCGCAAGTCTACTCGATCGCACTTAGCCGTTAGAAATATGAAGGGAAGATCGGCGGTGGCTGGGTCTTGACGTAACTGTGCAATTACACCATAACCATCCATTTCTGGCATCATGATGTCGCAAAGAACCAGGTCGAATTTATTTTGGCGAGCCAGTTCTAAACCAATTCGCCCATTTTTAGCTACCATTACCTGGAAATCTTTAGCTTCCAGAAACTCTTGAACGTTGTCACGGATTTCAGCAGTATCTTCAATAACTAATATCTTTTTCATGGCGGCACCTTTTATAGGGGCTAGGGACTAGATTGAGGGTTTGGCGGAATTAATAACTTCCGCGATACCTTGGTGGTTGATGCAGTTATGTATTTATTTTATTTTAATATGATTTACTGTGCGGTTTGTAACAGATTGCTTTGTCAATTTGAAAATGCTCAAACCCAGGATAGCTTGACTTAAAAAAATTAGTTCCCGGTCTAATTTTTGTGGGATCGATTAAGATTGCTCCAGAAACAGGTGGAAAATCTTCATATGTATTCAAAGGCGTTTCTCCACTACCAAGAAATAAATACCCGTTGGGGGATAAAACTTCTCGAACTTTGTCCAAAACGGCTTTTTTGGTTTGCCAATCGAAATAGATGAGAACGTTACGTAAAAAGATAATGTCAAAAATGGTCTTTTCCAATGAATCGGTAACTAAATTCATTTGGCGAAACTCTACCATTTCACGAATGTTATCTTTTAGTTGCCATATCTTGCCAGAGTTTTGGAAATATTTCATCAAGAGCGTTTTGGGTAGCCCTCGCATAATTTCCATCTGGTGATAGCTTGCAGCGCGGGCGCGGGCAATCATTTCATGAGATAAATCTGTGGCAAGTAAACGAATTTTCCAAGTTGCTAGTTCGGGAAATTGTTCCCATAATAACATGGCGATACTGTAGGGCTCTTGACCGCTGGAACACGCAGCACACCAAATATTGAGAGTTTGTTGTGTCTGTTTTTTACGTATTAATTCGGGTAAGATAGTTTTGGCGATCGCATCAAATGGATAGACATCTCGAAAAAAAGAAGTTTCTGTCAGAAGCATAGCTTCAATTACTTGGATATGTAAATGATTAAAGGGCTGAGATTGTAGTTTATTCATTAACTCTCCCAAGGAATTTAACTTCATCTTAGTAACTAGAGGCGCTAAGCGTAAGTCCGCTAAATATGCCTTGTCACTGCTTATGACAACTGAGGAATACCCACGCACTAATTCACGAAGATAATTGAAATCGTAAAAGTTTATAGACATCTACATTAATTATTTTTTTGGCTTTCAACTGTTTCGAGATATTGAAGAAGTAACCAGGCATATACTTTTAACTCAAAAGCATTACTGAGAGCAGAAATTGGCGACTGAGCTTTGGAGTTTATTGACAACAACAGCTAATCCATCTAAAGAGGTTGTCACTTCTTCTGATTTTTGGGCAGTTGTTGTAGAAATAGCATTTACTCGCTTGACAGTAGCTGTAATTTCCTCTGCTGAGAAAGTCTGTTTTTTACTGGCGGAAGTGATGTTTTCCACCAAACCGTTAATTTCGCGACTGACTTCAATAATCGCAATTAAATTAGTTTTAGCAGCCGCCGCAATTTGCGTTCCTTCTACTACTTGTTGATTACCAGATTCCATCGCACCCATTACACGACTAATTGCATCCTGAATGGTGTGGACAATTTGGTAAATTTCTTCAGTAGCAGAAGCAGAACGTTTAGCTAACTTACGGACTTCTTCAGCAACTACGGCAAAGCCTTTTCCTTGCTCTCCGGCTCGTGCTGCTTCAATTGTAGCATTAAGAGCGAGTAGGTTTGTTTGAGATGCAATATCAGAGATAGAAGTGACAATTTTACCAATTTGTCTCGATCCTTCACCCAAACACTTCATCATTTCCGATGTTTCCGCTATTGTTTCGCGAAGCCGATCGATTGCCGAGACAGTAAGGTCTACAGCTTTGCCACCCGTTTCGGCTCGTTTAGCAGCTTGTTGGGCGACTTGTTCGGCTCGTTTAGCAGCTTCTGAGACTTCTTTAATAGAGGCGACCATTCGTTCCAATTGCCGTAAAGTTGCTTCAATTTGTGAGGCTTGGCTGCGGGCTTGTTGGGCTAGTTCAGTGGTATCGCCTACTGATACTTTGGTAGCTTGGTTAACTTGGTCAGTGGCATTTTGAATGTCGATCGCAACTTTACGTAAAGAACCGACCAGATAGTTAAAGGAATCTGCTATCGTTCCTAAAATTTCGTTATCAACTTGTGCTTTAACTGTTAAGTCTCCCTTCGCTGCCCCGTTAATTTCTCTTGACAATTCCAGCACTTGTTGCATTAAACAATCTGTTTCATTTTTTCGTTCATTTGCAAGTTTTTCTAATCGTGCTGTTGCTTCTTTTTGTTGCGTGATATCAAAGCGAATCCCAATGTATTTAACGATCTTGCCTTTTTCATCAAAAATTGGTGCGATGGTTGAATCGACCCAATAAAACGAGCCGTCTTTGCGTCTGTTATTGATTTCCCCTTTCCAGGTTTGGCCACTAGAAATGGTAGCCCAAAAATTTTTAAAGAATTCTTCCGAGTGATAACCAGAATTGACAAGTCGGTGGTTTTGTCCGATTAACTCCTCGCGGCTATAGCCAGAAATTTCACAAAATTTGTCATTGACAAAGGTAATATTCCCTTTGCGGTCTACCTCGCTGACAATCGCGGCTTCATCGAGAACGTGTTGGCGGTTTTCAATTTCTTGCAGCAATCTCGCTTGTTCTACTGTTAAGTCTTGGAGTTTTTGTGCAGCCTTTTGGTTGTTCAAATCAGTAATTTGATTTTCAAACTTAACTGCCATTTGGTTAATATTTTCAGCGAGATCTTGCACGAAATCGTTTCCCTGTAATTGAGGAATGCGAGTATTGAATTTGCCATTAGCAATTTCTTCGATCGCCTGGGAAATTAGAGCGATTTGCTGTAGGATATTTTCTTGTTTTTTGGCGCTTTTAAACAAAATAGGAACAACAGCCCCTGCTAATAAAGCGGTAAATATGCCGCTGGCAAAACTAAAATGACTGG
This window contains:
- the gltB gene encoding glutamate synthase large subunit, producing MNSTGLPPKQGLYDPQFERDACGVGFIVHMKGNKSHEIVEQALTILLNLDHRGACGCEVNTGDGAGILIQVPHKFLKKVAAAEGIALPEPGQYGVGTIYSSPDLATRQRSREIFTRIAAEEGQQVIGWRNVPTDNSSLGDTAKSSEPFVEQVFVERSPDIVDDDAFERKLYVIRKRAHNAIRKPPIDPFWYPCSLSCRTLVYKGMLMPVQVGQYYPELHDPDMQSALALVHSRFSTNTFPSWERAHPYRYIAHNGEINTLRGNINWMHARQSLFESDFFGEDIKKIKPVINIDGSDSLIFDNALELLVLSGRSLPHAVMMMIPEPWTAHESMSDEKKAFYEYHSCLMEPWDGPASIAFTDGKSMGAVLDRNGLRPSRYYVTKDDLVIMASEAGVLPIEPERVALKGRLQPGRMFLVNMEEGRIIADEEIKQQIVTQHPYREWLNKHLVDLSELKDAPELLENEPNTTIQRQIAFGYTFEELRLLLTPMARDGVEAVGSMGADTPLAVLSDRPKLLYDYFQQLFAQVTNPPIDSIREEIITSAETTIGAERNLLKPEPESCHLIKLKTPILTNEELAKLKYVNEGEFKSVTLPILFDPKLGVKGLETAIDQICEGANEAISNGANIIILSDRGIDKDNAPIPALLAVAGLHHHLIREGTRTRVGIVLESGEPREVHHHATLIGYGCCAINPYVAFETIGEMIEQGLLVNVEYKTACKNYIKAATKGVIKVASKIGISTIQSYRGAQIFEAIGLNKAVIDKYFTWTASRIEGADLEVIAKEAIMRHSHAFPDREVNGHTLDVGGDYQWRKDGEAHLLSPQTIHTLQKAVRDGSYEVYKQYASLVNEQGQKHFTLRGLLEFKQREPVPIEEVESIESIMKRFKTGAMSYGSISKEAHETLAIAMNRIGGKSNTGEGGEDPERYTWTNDRGDSKNSAIKQVASGRFGVTSLYLSQAREIQIKMAQGAKPGEGGQLPGGKVYPWIAKVRHSTPGVGLISPPPHHDIYSIEDLAELIHDLKNANRNARISVKLVSEVGVGTIAAGVAKAHADVVLISGYDGGTGASPQTSIKHAGLPWELGLAETHQTLVLNNLRSRIVVETDGQMKTGRDVVIAALLGAEEFGFSTAPLVTLGCIMMRVCHLNTCPVGVATQNPVLRKNFTGDPAHTVNFMKFVATEAREIMAQLGFRSLDEMVGRTDILEPKKAIEHWKAKNIDLSKILYQPEVGPEVGRYCQIPQDHGLDKSLDITVLLDLCKSAIENGEKVKATLPIKNVNRVVGTILGNEITKRHWEGLPEDTIHLHFQGSAGQSLGAFVPKGVTIELEGDANDYVGKGLSGGKIIVYPPAASTFVPEENIIIGNVALYGATKGEVYINGVAGERFGVRNSGVNTVVEAVGDHGCEYMTGGKVVVLGSTGRNFAAGMSGGVAYILDEKGDFPTRCNTSMVGLEKLEEPEEIAELRQLIENHVNYTKSQKAAKVLANWEEMLPKFVKVMPRDYKRVLACLKNAFESGLSGDEALTAAFEQNARDVARIGGG
- a CDS encoding EAL domain-containing response regulator, with the translated sequence MKKILVIEDTAEIRDNVQEFLEAKDFQVMVAKNGRIGLELARQNKFDLVLCDIMMPEMDGYGVIAQLRQDPATADLPFIFLTAKCDRVDLRLGMNLGADDYITKPFTPYELLEAITARLNRVAQQNQKLKSVVERVEHLEHYDALTNLPNPSALQGDEGYLARSIVKTDRSKRLVPFLLLGLDRFTRINDTLGYSNGNLVLQQLAQRLILFGKRIEGSGIVRVSGDEFAIVLPPIADQDSGVGIAQDILKIIAQPFDIDNKSILLTASIGISFYPSAPTLEELQKQASIAMNSAKREGGNRCVVYSRPIFGHEFSRDLQLGADFHSAWEQKELQVFYQPRVDLRNKKIVALGAVVHWKHPVRGLISLEKTAAVAEETGLTVTINEWVLRVACQQAKLWRHSRISSARVAVTLSEQMFTDNDIELTILQACQDAGIEPRFLEVEIPADTIVNSSNINATALKLMTWHKLGIQTTISNFGLKHTSLDYLDKLRLNNLKIEANLAFANLQSVPILNAIVQMGHRLKLKVVADGVQTDVEAAILRKQKCDEIQQKEAFPAHKIERG
- a CDS encoding CheR family methyltransferase, which codes for MNKLQSQPFNHLHIQVIEAMLLTETSFFRDVYPFDAIAKTILPELIRKKQTQQTLNIWCAACSSGQEPYSIAMLLWEQFPELATWKIRLLATDLSHEMIARARAASYHQMEIMRGLPKTLLMKYFQNSGKIWQLKDNIREMVEFRQMNLVTDSLEKTIFDIIFLRNVLIYFDWQTKKAVLDKVREVLSPNGYLFLGSGETPLNTYEDFPPVSGAILIDPTKIRPGTNFFKSSYPGFEHFQIDKAICYKPHSKSY
- a CDS encoding methyl-accepting chemotaxis protein, with protein sequence MWTNLLLQFTIPAFQSSHFSFASGIFTALLAGAVVPILFKSAKKQENILQQIALISQAIEEIANGKFNTRIPQLQGNDFVQDLAENINQMAVKFENQITDLNNQKAAQKLQDLTVEQARLLQEIENRQHVLDEAAIVSEVDRKGNITFVNDKFCEISGYSREELIGQNHRLVNSGYHSEEFFKNFWATISSGQTWKGEINNRRKDGSFYWVDSTIAPIFDEKGKIVKYIGIRFDITQQKEATARLEKLANERKNETDCLMQQVLELSREINGAAKGDLTVKAQVDNEILGTIADSFNYLVGSLRKVAIDIQNATDQVNQATKVSVGDTTELAQQARSQASQIEATLRQLERMVASIKEVSEAAKRAEQVAQQAAKRAETGGKAVDLTVSAIDRLRETIAETSEMMKCLGEGSRQIGKIVTSISDIASQTNLLALNATIEAARAGEQGKGFAVVAEEVRKLAKRSASATEEIYQIVHTIQDAISRVMGAMESGNQQVVEGTQIAAAAKTNLIAIIEVSREINGLVENITSASKKQTFSAEEITATVKRVNAISTTTAQKSEEVTTSLDGLAVVVNKLQSSVANFCSQ